A section of the Pseudomonas flavescens genome encodes:
- a CDS encoding helix-turn-helix transcriptional regulator: MSSLSRVPTYLMQQRSELTDFYIRDKKGRRAETAPHRHEYFQIQINLGGDTVQHIGNVERPFPRNTLAFILPHRVHVIPHPPESSFMVINFSQTFLLPHLQCDPMDLEDVSILLAPELSPFRFQEYLDFTLDDEHFARVCALIAQMRELDVSRQFGVREILKGLMLQLIGLVCMLYAEPLKQLAESNAAQASRRDALGRMSEYLRRNIADPDLNLKKVAAATYLSPSYLTHWLRKEVGKTFSDMVLERRMHAARNHLLNGSKPVGEVARLCGFADEAYFSRRFRQIHGLPPGQFRRQQLDPDTPQIPFAD, from the coding sequence ATGTCTTCACTGAGTCGCGTTCCTACCTACTTGATGCAGCAGCGCAGCGAGCTGACGGATTTCTATATCCGCGATAAGAAGGGCCGTCGTGCAGAGACGGCGCCGCATCGTCACGAATACTTCCAGATCCAGATCAACCTTGGTGGCGACACCGTTCAGCACATCGGCAACGTCGAGCGGCCTTTTCCGCGCAACACCCTGGCGTTCATCCTGCCCCATCGGGTGCACGTGATTCCCCATCCACCGGAAAGCAGCTTCATGGTCATCAACTTCTCGCAGACCTTCCTGCTGCCCCATCTGCAATGCGACCCGATGGACCTGGAAGACGTGTCCATTCTGCTCGCACCGGAGCTGTCGCCCTTCCGCTTTCAGGAATACCTGGATTTCACCCTCGACGACGAGCATTTCGCACGAGTCTGCGCACTGATCGCACAGATGCGCGAACTGGACGTCAGCCGCCAGTTTGGCGTGCGGGAAATCCTCAAGGGCTTGATGCTGCAACTGATCGGCCTGGTGTGCATGCTCTACGCCGAGCCGCTCAAGCAACTGGCGGAAAGCAACGCAGCCCAGGCGAGCCGTCGTGATGCGCTGGGGCGGATGTCCGAATACCTGCGGCGCAACATCGCCGACCCGGACCTGAATCTGAAGAAGGTCGCTGCGGCCACTTATCTGTCACCCAGCTACCTGACCCACTGGCTGCGCAAGGAAGTCGGCAAGACCTTCAGCGATATGGTGCTGGAGCGGCGCATGCACGCCGCCCGCAACCACCTGCTCAACGGCAGCAAGCCGGTGGGCGAAGTGGCGCGGCTATGTGGCTTCGCCGACGAGGCGTACTTTTCGCGGCGCTTCCGGCAGATCCACGGCTTGCCACCTGGGCAGTTCCGTCGTCAGCAACTGGACCCGGACACGCCGCAGATCCCTTTCGCCGACTAA
- a CDS encoding fumarylacetoacetate hydrolase family protein, producing the protein MTSISYVFTPEPQVDLPVAGNDQRFPVGRVFCVGRNYPWPGAGSEKPDAPVFFMKPASAVVEAVGEVIYPPMTDEFCHEIEFVVAIGKGGASIAEADALEHVWGYAAGLDLTRRDIQMRVKSAGMAWEMAKVFEGAAPITAVVPVARAGHPDHGAVWLSVNGQERQRSSLEEQIFTVGEVISLLSRLVPLRPGDLIMTGTPHGVAALKPGDVINAGIGGVAELEMRVGERP; encoded by the coding sequence ATGACTTCCATCTCCTATGTCTTCACGCCCGAGCCCCAGGTCGACCTGCCGGTAGCCGGCAACGATCAGCGCTTTCCCGTTGGCCGCGTATTCTGCGTTGGCCGCAACTATCCCTGGCCGGGCGCCGGCAGCGAAAAGCCCGACGCGCCGGTGTTCTTCATGAAACCTGCCAGCGCCGTGGTCGAGGCGGTGGGCGAGGTGATCTATCCACCGATGACGGACGAGTTCTGCCATGAAATCGAATTCGTGGTGGCGATCGGCAAGGGCGGCGCCAGCATCGCCGAAGCCGACGCGCTTGAACATGTCTGGGGCTACGCAGCCGGTCTCGATCTGACCCGCCGTGATATCCAGATGCGGGTCAAGAGTGCGGGCATGGCCTGGGAAATGGCCAAGGTCTTCGAGGGGGCTGCGCCGATCACCGCGGTGGTGCCGGTCGCCAGGGCCGGGCATCCGGATCACGGCGCGGTGTGGTTGAGCGTCAATGGCCAGGAGCGCCAGCGCAGCAGCCTGGAAGAGCAGATATTCACGGTCGGTGAAGTGATCAGCCTGCTATCGCGTTTGGTGCCGCTGCGCCCTGGTGATCTCATCATGACCGGCACGCCACACGGTGTCGCCGCCCTCAAGCCGGGGGACGTGATCAATGCGGGTATCGGCGGCGTCGCCGAACTGGAAATGCGCGTTGGCGAGCGCCCCTAG
- the nhaA gene encoding Na+/H+ antiporter NhaA: MKSRPSRQDLPRAQHLAECVFAFIRRLLHREAFSGVVLLLATAAALIWANSPYADSYHALWHAPVSFGFGSFGFSQSLHFWINDGLMTLFFLVVGMEIRREMHDGALADLRQASLPIAAACGGVIMPALIYASLNHQGAGLHGWAIPAATDIAFAVGLLALLGKGIPSSVRIFLLTLAVIDDVIAVILIALFYSDGLDYSGFALAGVGGLAVLGLQRIGIGSAYAYVLPGALMWGGLLMTGAHPTLAGVILGLMTPVICLPTRELPRDAVGRIARELEDDSGTAVASNEAAQSLRELRLAQRELLPPVVRVQLALHPWVTFGLMPLFALANAGVSLGGVDLSESTSHWVMMGVAIALLAGKPIGVISVSWLMVKLGICRLPADVSWRGVTLIGLLAGIGFTMSIFIANLAFSDANLLGAAKLGVLLGSLASALVGLAWGVLYVRGLRSARPGSEG, from the coding sequence ATGAAATCGCGCCCGTCTCGTCAGGATCTTCCCCGTGCCCAGCATTTGGCTGAGTGCGTCTTCGCTTTCATTCGCCGTCTTCTCCATCGTGAAGCCTTCAGTGGCGTGGTGTTGTTGCTTGCCACCGCTGCCGCGCTGATCTGGGCCAATTCGCCCTATGCCGACAGCTATCACGCGCTCTGGCACGCTCCGGTGTCGTTTGGCTTCGGCAGCTTCGGCTTTTCCCAGTCCCTGCATTTCTGGATCAACGACGGCCTGATGACCCTGTTCTTTCTGGTCGTCGGCATGGAGATTCGCCGTGAGATGCATGACGGCGCGCTCGCCGACCTGCGTCAGGCGTCGTTGCCGATCGCTGCAGCCTGCGGTGGCGTGATAATGCCAGCGCTGATCTATGCCAGCCTCAATCATCAGGGCGCCGGGCTGCATGGCTGGGCGATTCCGGCGGCGACCGACATCGCGTTCGCCGTGGGGCTGCTGGCCTTGCTGGGCAAGGGCATTCCTTCCAGCGTGCGCATCTTCCTGCTGACCCTGGCGGTGATCGACGATGTCATCGCGGTGATCCTGATCGCGCTGTTCTATTCGGATGGGCTCGACTACAGCGGCTTCGCCCTGGCCGGTGTCGGCGGCTTGGCGGTGCTGGGGTTGCAGCGCATCGGCATCGGCTCGGCCTACGCCTATGTGCTGCCCGGCGCGCTGATGTGGGGCGGCTTGCTGATGACCGGGGCGCACCCCACCCTGGCCGGGGTGATTCTCGGCCTGATGACGCCGGTGATCTGCCTGCCGACCCGGGAACTGCCCCGCGATGCGGTGGGCCGTATCGCCCGTGAGCTGGAAGACGACAGCGGCACCGCCGTGGCCTCCAACGAAGCGGCGCAGTCGTTGCGTGAACTGCGCCTGGCCCAGCGTGAGTTGCTGCCGCCGGTGGTGCGCGTGCAACTGGCGCTGCATCCCTGGGTCACCTTCGGTCTGATGCCGCTGTTCGCCCTGGCCAATGCCGGTGTGAGCCTGGGCGGCGTCGACCTGTCCGAAAGCACATCGCACTGGGTGATGATGGGCGTGGCCATCGCGCTGCTGGCGGGCAAGCCCATTGGCGTGATCAGCGTCAGCTGGCTGATGGTCAAGCTCGGCATATGCCGCCTGCCAGCCGATGTGTCCTGGCGCGGCGTAACGCTGATCGGGCTGCTGGCCGGGATCGGCTTCACCATGTCGATCTTCATCGCCAACCTGGCGTTCAGCGATGCCAATCTGCTGGGTGCTGCCAAGCTCGGTGTGCTGCTGGGCTCGCTGGCGTCGGCGCTGGTCGGTCTGGCCTGGGGCGTGCTCTACGTAAGGGGCTTGCGCAGCGCTCGGCCAGGCAGCGAGGGTTAG
- a CDS encoding MFS transporter: protein MSSLPASQAAAAEHTGAAEAVSAQSLPTRRRWFMLSLLLIATIINYVDRVNISIAAPFMAEDLGLDKIQMGLIFSAFAWTYALALVPAGFVADRFGSRLTYGVSLIGWSAVTVCQGLVSSFGALFGLRLAVGAMEAPAFPANSRAVTVWFPARERGVASSIYVCGQYLGTALFTGALLWLATTYDWRHIFYTTGAAGILFGVIWLYLYRDPMNCKKVSKEELKYIEEGGALAKSSQQRTKFNWRQVAELFRYRQVWAICIGKFASTSALYFFLTWFPTYLIEERHLTIIKVGIFAVMPFIGATIGILLAGIVSDTLIRRGYSLSFARKLPLVVGSMLGMSIVLVNFTDSNVLCIAILTLAFFAQGIASSSWAAVSEVAPKELIGLTGGVTSLAANIGGIVTPIVIGAIVQSTGSFAMAFWFIGGVALMGTLSYSLLLGRLYRIQLQTR, encoded by the coding sequence ATGTCGAGTCTCCCTGCCTCCCAGGCAGCAGCAGCCGAGCACACCGGCGCTGCCGAGGCAGTCTCGGCGCAGAGCCTGCCGACCCGTCGGCGCTGGTTCATGCTGTCGCTGCTGCTGATCGCCACCATCATCAACTACGTCGATCGGGTGAACATCTCCATCGCCGCGCCGTTCATGGCCGAGGACCTGGGTCTGGACAAGATTCAGATGGGCCTGATCTTCTCGGCCTTCGCCTGGACCTACGCCCTGGCACTGGTGCCTGCCGGCTTCGTCGCCGACCGTTTCGGCTCGCGGCTTACCTATGGCGTGTCGCTGATCGGCTGGTCCGCGGTCACCGTGTGCCAGGGGCTGGTCAGCAGCTTCGGCGCCTTGTTCGGGCTGCGACTCGCCGTGGGCGCCATGGAGGCGCCGGCATTTCCGGCCAACAGCCGTGCGGTGACGGTCTGGTTCCCGGCCCGTGAGCGTGGGGTGGCCAGCAGCATCTACGTCTGTGGCCAGTACCTGGGCACCGCGCTGTTCACCGGTGCGCTGCTGTGGCTGGCGACCACCTATGACTGGCGGCACATCTTCTACACCACCGGCGCGGCAGGGATTCTCTTCGGGGTGATCTGGCTGTATCTGTACCGGGATCCGATGAACTGCAAGAAGGTCAGCAAGGAGGAGCTGAAATACATCGAGGAGGGCGGTGCACTGGCCAAGAGCAGCCAGCAGCGCACCAAATTCAACTGGCGTCAGGTCGCTGAACTTTTCCGCTACCGCCAGGTGTGGGCGATCTGCATCGGCAAGTTCGCCAGTACCTCGGCGCTGTATTTCTTCCTGACCTGGTTTCCGACCTATCTGATCGAGGAGCGCCACCTGACCATCATCAAGGTCGGCATCTTCGCGGTCATGCCGTTCATTGGCGCCACGATTGGCATCCTGCTGGCGGGCATCGTCTCCGACACGCTGATCCGTCGTGGCTACTCGCTGTCCTTCGCGCGCAAATTGCCGCTGGTGGTCGGCTCGATGCTCGGCATGTCCATCGTGCTGGTCAACTTCACCGACTCCAACGTGCTGTGCATCGCCATTCTCACCCTGGCGTTCTTCGCCCAGGGCATCGCGTCTTCGTCATGGGCGGCGGTGTCCGAGGTGGCGCCCAAGGAGCTGATCGGCCTGACCGGTGGCGTCACCAGCCTGGCGGCCAACATCGGCGGCATCGTCACGCCCATCGTGATCGGCGCCATCGTGCAGTCCACCGGCTCGTTCGCCATGGCCTTCTGGTTCATCGGCGGCGTCGCGCTGATGGGCACGCTGTCCTACTCACTGTTGCTGGGTCGTTTGTACCGCATCCAGTTGCAGACACGCTGA
- a CDS encoding glycosyltransferase family 4 protein, translating to MRVLFIHQNFPGQFRHIALNLAARADTEVLAIGREQAPGLPGVKLLRYTPHRKASPQTHPYVRSFEDGVLHGQQVLRLLLDLKGKGYRPDVVIAHPGWGESLFVKEAFPSARLIHFCEYYYQARGADAGFDPEFPFDTNGAASIRSRNALHLLNLENCDQAITPTHWQRSLHPAAYRDGIQVIHEGIDLAGLASDPEATLELPTGQVLKAGQPILTYVARNLEPYRGFHSFMRALPHILEAHPSCQVVVVGGDDVSYGSRPKDSANWRSKLLAENPFDRSRVHFLGKLPYSTYKRVLQVSAAHVYLTYPFVLSWSLLEAMASGCLIIGSDTAPVREVIEDGHNGVLVDFFDSGQIAENALLALTQPERFEPIRRQAAISAREYSTENGVAGYLKVLGIDLAVIPA from the coding sequence ATGCGCGTGCTTTTCATACACCAGAATTTCCCTGGACAATTCCGGCATATCGCCTTGAATCTGGCCGCTCGTGCCGACACCGAGGTTCTGGCCATCGGTCGCGAGCAGGCACCTGGGCTACCGGGCGTAAAGCTGCTGCGCTACACGCCCCATCGCAAGGCAAGCCCGCAGACGCACCCTTACGTACGCAGCTTCGAAGACGGTGTGTTGCACGGCCAGCAGGTGCTGCGCCTGCTGCTGGACCTAAAGGGCAAGGGCTATCGACCGGATGTGGTGATCGCGCACCCTGGCTGGGGTGAAAGCCTGTTCGTCAAGGAGGCCTTCCCTTCGGCGCGATTGATCCACTTCTGCGAGTACTACTATCAGGCCCGTGGCGCGGATGCCGGGTTCGACCCCGAGTTTCCCTTCGACACCAATGGCGCCGCGAGCATCCGCAGCCGCAACGCCCTGCACCTGCTCAATCTGGAAAACTGCGACCAGGCCATTACCCCGACACACTGGCAGCGCAGCCTGCACCCCGCGGCGTACCGTGATGGGATTCAGGTGATCCACGAGGGCATCGACCTAGCCGGCCTTGCCAGCGATCCCGAAGCCACGCTGGAGCTGCCCACGGGGCAAGTGCTGAAGGCCGGGCAACCCATCCTGACCTATGTGGCACGCAACCTTGAACCCTATAGGGGCTTCCACAGTTTCATGCGTGCTTTGCCACATATCCTCGAGGCACATCCAAGCTGCCAAGTAGTGGTGGTAGGTGGTGACGACGTCAGTTATGGCAGCCGGCCGAAGGACTCAGCCAACTGGCGCAGCAAGCTACTGGCAGAAAACCCGTTCGACAGGTCGCGGGTACATTTCCTCGGCAAGCTGCCCTACTCCACCTACAAGCGGGTACTGCAGGTATCCGCCGCCCACGTCTACCTCACCTACCCCTTCGTGCTGTCCTGGTCGCTGCTGGAAGCGATGGCCAGCGGCTGCCTGATCATCGGCTCAGACACCGCGCCAGTGCGTGAGGTGATCGAAGACGGACATAACGGTGTGCTGGTGGATTTCTTCGACAGCGGACAAATCGCCGAAAATGCCCTGCTGGCCCTGACGCAGCCTGAACGCTTCGAGCCTATCAGGCGGCAGGCGGCGATCAGCGCCCGAGAGTACTCGACCGAAAACGGTGTCGCCGGATACCTGAAGGTGCTGGGCATCGACCTGGCCGTGATACCCGCCTGA